TTCTGAGGAATCCTGGGGGTTCCTGCTGATATTCCCAGGGATTCCTGCCACCATTCCTGGTGTTCTgggtgctcagggctcagcattcccaggaattccagccctCAATCCCAGGGATTCCATGTTGATTCCCACCCTCAATCCCAGGGATTCCAGGGGGATTCCAGCTCtcattcctgggaattccagggggaTTCCTGCCATCATTCCCAGTGATCTGGGAGGGATTCCAAGTGGATTCCCACCCTGAATCCCAGGGATTCCAGGGGAATTCCTGCCATCATTCCCAGTGTTCCAGGCACACTCAgggctcagcattcccagggattCCTGCCACCATTCCTGGTTTTCTGGGAGGGATCCCACCCTCCCTCCCAGGAATTCGAGGTGGATCCCAGGTGGATCCTGCCCTCACTCTCAGGAATTCCAGGTGGATCCCAGGTGGATCCTACCCTcattcccagaaatcccagatggatcccAGGTGGATCCCCCTCTTTCCCCCACTGTTCTGGGTGCTCAGGGCTCGGcattcccagaaatcccagatggatcccAGGTGGATCCCCCCCTTTCCCCCACTGTTCTGGGTGCTCAGGACTtggcattcccaggaattccaggtggATCCCAGCCctcattcccaggaattccaggtggATCCCAGGTGAATCCCAGCTGGATCCCAGGTGGATTCCCACCCTCATTCCCAGGTGGATCCCAGGTGGATCCCCCCCCTTTCCTCCACCGTTCCGGGCGCTCAGGGCTCggcattcccaggaattccagatGGATCCCAGGTGGATTCTGCCCTCACTCCCAGGAATTCCAGATGGATCCCAGGTGGATTCTGCcctcattcccagctggatcccagctggatcccaggtgctcagggctcagcattCCCCGGCGCCGCCTCGGGGGCTCCATCCTGGCCGTGGAGCTCCGGGAAGAGCGCGGGGAACCAGAACTGCGGCTCGGCCGGAGCCTGCGCGTCCAGCCAGGCCATGCCCTCCCTCAGCAGGTGGTCCTGgaatgggagggactgggaatggactgggagggactgggatggactgggaatggactgggagggactgggaatgggactgggatggactgggagggactgggagggactgggatggactgggaatggactgggagggactgggaatgggaacccAGCCAGGCCATGCCCTCCCTCAGCAGGTGGTCCTGgaatgggagggactgggaatggactgggatggactgggaatggactgggagggactgggagggactgggagggactgggagggactgggaatggcactgggagggactgggatggactgggaatggactgggagggactgggatggactgggaatggactgggagggactgggatggactgggagggactgggatggactgggagggactgggagggactgggaatggactgggagggactgggatggactgggaatggactgggagggactgggatggactgggagggactgggaatgggaacccAGCCAGGCCATGCCCTCCCTCAGCAGGTGGTCCTGGAATGGaacggactgggatggactgggagggactgggagggactgggaatggcactgggaataGCTGGGGATGGGCTGAGTCATTCCCACTCTCATTCCTAttccaattttcccatttccccatccccattttcccattttctccccacttccccattttccccccatttccccaactccatttccccattcccatttccccaccccaattttcccatccccatttccccattttcccaattttccccatttccccatccccacttccccattttcccccatttccccacccctatttccccactttttccccatttttccccatttttcccattttcccctttcccagccccacctACCAGCACTTGCTTCGCCCGCTCCGTCTCCCACTTGAGGCTGGTCCGGATCTCGCCGACCGTCACAAACCCTTTTTTCTGGGaataaaaaccaggaaaaatcccCCCTGGAATTCCACCCATGGCCCAGCAGAgtgggaacagctcaggctcatcccaatcccaggattttatggaaaatttttttttctctggctgCTTTTCACCCAGATTTAAATCCACATTTCAACcgatccaatcccaaattcccagtccTGGAAGCACCaattcccctttcccagcccttttCTCAGTGTCACTCCCAACCCTTTTCCtaattccccattcccatttctttttcaggtCATTCCCACCAATTCCTcattcccagccattcccagcccatccccagttcattcccagtaattcccagcccattcccagttcactcccagccattcccagtaactcccagtaattcccagccatttccagcccatccccagctcatccccagttcattcccagtaatttccagcctctcccagccattcccagtaACTCCAGgcccattcccagttcattcccagtaactcccagccattcccagctcatccccagcccattcccatCTCATTTCCAGTAattcccagtaactcccagccattcccagtaactcccagtaattcccagcctctcccagccattcccagctcatccccagcccattcccagttcattcccagccattcccagtaatttccagtccattcccagttaattcccagcctctcccagcccattcccagtaattcccagccattcccaataactcccagtaattcccagtaactcccagtaactcccagccATTCCCAATAACTCCCAGTCattcccagtaactcccagtaactcccagccattcccagtaactcccagccattcccagtaattcccagtaactcccagccattcccagtaactcccagtcattcccagtaactcccagccattcccagcctttcccagtaactcccagcctctcccagccattcccagccattcccagtccctcccagccattcccagtaactcccagcctctcccagctcattcccagcccattcccagtaactcccagtcattcccagccattcccagtaattcccatcctctcccagcccattcccagtccctcccagtccctcccagccattcccagtaactcccagtagctcccagcccattcccacctctgccagctgcagcaccaccgTGTGATCCATGTTCAGCTCGGCCGGCACCGACTGCACCAGGAACGTTCCTCCCACTgggatgatcccaaatccattcccCAGAACCTTCAGCTTCTTGATGGCCCTCAGCAAatcatccctgggagcagcagaggcacctccagctccatcccagggacTGCTCCCaccagggaatttgggatcgGGGGTTTGGGCATCTGGACTTGAAGGGGcagccccaaaaatgggaattttgtccTAAAAAATCCTCCCTGGGATTGGGTTTGGAGGGAAAAATCCTACTGGGGTTGGGTTTGTAGggaaaaatcctgctgggattggGAAAAATCCTACTGGGATTGGGTTTGTAGGGAAAAATCCTACTGGGATTGGGAAAAGTCCTACTGGGGTTGGGTTTGTAGGGAAAAATCCTACTAGGATTGGGTTTGGAGGGAGAAAATCCTACTGGGATTGAGAAGAGTCCTACTGGGGTTGGGTTTGTAGGGAAAAAATCCTACTGGGATTGGGTTTGTAGGGAAAAATGcccttttcccatcccaaatcccaaggATCCCCAAGgattcccagatcccagcactCATTGGCTGATGGATCCCTGcccctttcccaccccaaatcccaaatcccaaggATTATTCCCAGgattcccagatcccagcactCACTGGCTGATGGATCCCTGcccctttcccaccccaaatcccagatcccaaggATTATTCCCAGgattcccagatcccagcactCACTGGCTCACGTCCTGGGCGaatttcccccttcccttcagcacctgctgctgcagctcctccagcgtGATCAGCCCTGCAATGAGGGAATTGTTCTGGAATTGTTCTGGGATTTTACCCGGGATTGTTCTGGGATTGTTCCGGGATTTTATCCAGGATTGTTCCTGGGATTGTTCCAGGATTTTACCCGGGATTGTTCCAGGATTGTTCCTGGGATTGTTCCAGGATTTTACCCGGGATTGTTCCAGGATTGTTCCTGGGATTGTTGTGGGATTGTTCTGGGATTTTACCCGGGATTGTTCTGGGATTTTACCCAGGATTGTTCCAGGATTGTTCCTGGGATTGTTCCAGGATTGTTCTGGAATTTTACCTGGGATTGTTCCGGGATTGTTCCAGGATTTTACCTGGGATTGTTCTGGGATTTTACCCGGGATTGTTCACTGGGATTGTTCTGGGATTGTTCCTGGGATTGTTCTGGAATTTTACCTGGGATTTTACCCGGGATTGTTCCAGGATTGTTCCCAGGGTTGTTCGTGGGATTGTTCCTGGGATTGTTCCAGGATTGTTTCCAGGATTGTTCCAGGATTGTTCCAGGATTTTACCCGGGATTGTTCCAGGATTGTTTCCAGGGTTGTTCCTGGGATTGTTCTGGGATTGTTCCAGGATCAGAGATCCACGGGATCAGGGATTCCAGGATCAGGGACAAAGGATCCCAGGGATCAGGGATGTCAGGGGATGGATCCCCAGGATCCCTGGGATCAGAGGATCAGGGGATCAGGGGTCAGGGATTCCTGGGATCAGGGGATCACAGGATCAGAGGATAATGAATCATTGGGATCAGGGGATCAGGGAATGAAGGATcactgggatcagggacagTGGATCATTGGGATCATTTGGATCAGGGGATCTCTGGGATCaggggatcagggatcagggtCCGCTCACCTCCGTTGCGGTGTTTCAGCGCCAGGCACACCTCGATGATCTGCACCCCCAGCTCGTAGTAGAAATCTCCAACGCCCAACATCTCCGCCCAGAAACCTTTGCCAGCTGGGGAaggatggggaaaaggaaatcagggaagagggaaatcagggaaaaggaaatcagggaaatcagggaaaaggaaatcagggaaatcagagaagagggaaatcagggaagaggaaaaccagggaaaacggaaatcagggaaaaggaaatcagggaaatcagggaaaagggaaatgagggaaatgagggaaatgagggaaatcaggggaaagggaaatcagggaaaagggagcagggaaattCCCTCCCAGAGCAGTTCCTGCCCGCTGTGggatgtggatttggggtttgtccctgatgggaatggggaatgggaatggggatggggatgggaatgggaaatggtgaatgggatgggaatgggaagggaaatggggaatgggaaatggcaCAAAAATGGATCgggaggacagggatgggaatagggacagaaatgggaaatgggaatggaaatgggatgggatgggatttctgggatgggatttctgggatgggatgggatcaatgggatgggatgggatgggattgatgggatgggatttctgggatgggatgggatgggatcaatgggatgggatgggatgggatttctgggatgggatttctgggatgGGGGGACGAGCCCCAGCCCTCACAGGCCAGCGGGTCCACGCCGATGGTGGCGCACATGTCCTGGAACTGCAGGCGGAACTCCGGGCTCTTGCGGATCTCCTGCTTGTGCTTGCTGGCAAACGCCTCCAGGTGTGTCCGGAACGTCTCCAGCTGCTtggacatctggggacaccgggaatAACGGGAATAACGGGGTCAGGGAGGGGGACACCGGGAATAACGGGGTCAGGGGGATGGGAATAACAggaatggggtggggatggagatggggatgggatttgggatgagaaacgggaaacagggatggggacagggacaagaaGAGGAATCCCCACCTGGGCCAGCTGATCCTCAGCCAGGACCGTCCCTCGCTCCTTGTACTTGGCCTGCGGGGGAAAAACGGCGTGGGGAACGGGAAGGGCGGGACAGACCCGACCCGGGACAGACCCGAACCAGGACAGAGCCGACCCGGGACAGACCCGAACCCGGACAGAGCCGAACCAGGACAATCCCAACCCCTCACAGCtcccctcaccccaaaatcgGGTGGCCCTGACCCCCCTCCCACAGCACCAAGGGCCCCCCTGGCACTTCCCTCACCCAATCCCGAGGACCCTCGGCCAGCCCCGCTCGTGTCCCGGGCCATCCCCGCTCGTGTCCCGTGCCATCCCCGCTCGTGTCCCGTGCCAGCCCCGCTCGTGTCCCGTGCCATCCCCGCTCGTGTCCCGGGCCATCCCCGCTGTCCCGGGCGGTTTTTCCCCGCACACCTCGGTCAGTTTTTTCCTGGCGATCGCCCCCGCCCCCACCCCCCTCCGGTGCATCCcggctccgccgccgccgccggcgcGCCCGCGGTGACGTCATCGAGCGGCGCCTGCTGTGATGTAATCGAACTGCGCCAGTTGTGACGTCATCGAACGGCGCCGCGCGCGGGGGAAAGGCGGGAACGCGCCGGCCCCTCAGAGCAAACCTTCCCCCCCTcagtgagggaaaggggaaaaaggggaaagaataaaaggaattatGAGAGAATAAAGGGGAATTGTGAGGGGATAAAGGGAATTGTGAGGGGATaaatgggaattctgaggggaaaaagggggattCTGAGGGGATAAAAGGGAATCTGAGGGGATAAAGGGGGATTCTGAAGGGATAAAGGAGAAttctgaggaggaaaagaggaattcTGAGGGAATAAAGGAGAATTCttagaggaaaaagagaaactctgtggggaaaaaggaattctgaggggaaaaagaggaatctgaggggggaaaaagaattCTGAGGGGATAAAAGGAATTCTGAGGGGATAAAGAAGATCTGAAGctgttttttatctttattttgtttcaatttttatctttatttccCCTTCTCGCTCCTGTTTTCCCGGGGCTGTTTTGCCGTTCGCGGCCGCCAGGGGGAGACAGAGTCCAGAGAATCTCCGGGAATTCCAAAATTCCCCGgaatcccaaaatatccatttatttatttcctgtacCACACtacattttttatattattatattataatatcATATTATTAAAAGacaatattatttaaaaatcactcaGCACAGGATGGGcaaaaaattaggttttttcCCGTTTTAAATGGGATAAAAGTGGTTTTAAAATTTCCCaatttaaatggaattaaaaatggTTCGAAAAATggtttgtgactttttttttaacccaaaattcccaaatttctgtcaCCTCAGGGATCaaaagggtttttgtttttttttttcaatttaaatggaacaaaatggttttaaaaagagtttgtggggggtttttttaactcaaaattcctgaatttttgtcACCCCAGGGAccaaaagaggtttttttttttcaatttataatTGGATTCCATTTCTAATTCC
This Catharus ustulatus isolate bCatUst1 chromosome 23, bCatUst1.pri.v2, whole genome shotgun sequence DNA region includes the following protein-coding sequences:
- the SNF8 gene encoding vacuolar-sorting protein SNF8, producing MHRRGVGAGAIARKKLTEAKYKERGTVLAEDQLAQMSKQLETFRTHLEAFASKHKQEIRKSPEFRLQFQDMCATIGVDPLASGKGFWAEMLGVGDFYYELGVQIIEVCLALKHRNGGLITLEELQQQVLKGRGKFAQDVSQDDLLRAIKKLKVLGNGFGIIPVGGTFLVQSVPAELNMDHTVVLQLAEKKGFVTVGEIRTSLKWETERAKQVLDHLLREGMAWLDAQAPAEPQFWFPALFPELHGQDGAPEAAPGNAEP